A region from the Aquimarina sp. ERC-38 genome encodes:
- a CDS encoding VOC family protein translates to MSQSSLSPFHLAIPVDNLSVARTFYGEVMGFEEGRSSEHWVDFNCFGHQLVIHYHEHSAKISAHNEVDGKSVPIPHFGVLLEWSEWEKLAERLTAKNVEFEIAPYVRFKGEVGEQGTLFFYDPCGNALEFKTFKDMSRIFAK, encoded by the coding sequence ATGAGTCAAAGCAGCTTGTCCCCATTCCATCTTGCCATACCTGTAGACAACCTATCTGTCGCTCGAACTTTTTATGGAGAAGTTATGGGTTTTGAAGAAGGTCGAAGTAGTGAACACTGGGTAGATTTCAATTGTTTTGGCCATCAACTAGTCATACATTATCATGAACATAGTGCTAAGATTTCGGCACATAATGAAGTAGACGGAAAATCGGTTCCTATCCCCCACTTTGGAGTATTACTGGAATGGAGCGAATGGGAGAAGCTGGCAGAACGCTTAACTGCTAAAAATGTGGAGTTTGAAATTGCCCCTTACGTTCGTTTTAAAGGAGAAGTCGGGGAACAAGGAACTTTATTTTTTTACGATCCTTGCGGAAACGCTTTGGAGTTTAAAACATTTAAAGATATGTCAAGGATATTTGCCAAGTAA
- a CDS encoding sterol desaturase family protein, whose translation MDLTNPLVYGVPCFLGLILLELTYSKSHDDHKSLYDWKDLGSSLFMGVGSAILGPLIKTAFTVLLFVFVYDVFNPEVDGVRTNIFGWKSFGYAWYVWILCQLADDFTYYWFHRQNHMVRVLWAAHIVHHSSDNFNLGTAVRNGWFTLLYKPFFYMWMPAIGFPVEMVIVCLGIEALWQFQLHSQYVPKMGIIEKVFNTHTMHQVHHAKNVEYMDKNHGGFLNIFDKIFGTWKELDENIKVEYGVTHAPDSYNPWVILTHEYKDIWQDTKKSNNWYHKFMYIFGPPGWSHDDSTMTVKQMQRALKEDKLKANLKGREVNKRSNLIASN comes from the coding sequence ATGGATCTTACAAACCCATTAGTATATGGTGTCCCTTGTTTTTTAGGGCTTATTTTATTAGAACTTACCTATAGTAAATCACATGATGACCATAAAAGTTTATATGATTGGAAGGATTTAGGTTCCAGTCTTTTTATGGGGGTGGGTTCTGCAATCTTGGGTCCGCTGATCAAAACTGCCTTTACCGTACTTCTTTTTGTTTTTGTATACGATGTATTTAACCCCGAAGTAGATGGAGTTCGTACTAATATATTTGGATGGAAATCTTTTGGATATGCCTGGTACGTATGGATACTTTGTCAGCTAGCCGATGATTTTACTTATTACTGGTTTCACCGTCAGAATCATATGGTCCGGGTATTATGGGCAGCACATATTGTTCATCATTCTTCGGATAATTTTAATTTAGGAACTGCCGTACGTAATGGATGGTTTACCTTATTATATAAACCCTTCTTTTATATGTGGATGCCGGCAATCGGATTTCCGGTAGAAATGGTAATTGTTTGCCTGGGTATTGAAGCTTTATGGCAATTTCAATTACACTCGCAGTACGTACCTAAGATGGGAATTATAGAAAAAGTATTTAATACGCATACTATGCACCAGGTACACCATGCTAAGAATGTAGAATATATGGATAAAAACCATGGAGGATTTTTAAATATTTTTGATAAAATTTTCGGAACGTGGAAAGAACTGGATGAAAATATTAAGGTGGAGTACGGAGTTACACACGCCCCTGATTCTTACAATCCCTGGGTCATTTTAACTCATGAATATAAAGATATCTGGCAGGATACAAAAAAATCTAATAATTGGTACCATAAGTTCATGTATATCTTCGGACCTCCGGGATGGAGCCATGATGACAGTACTATGACGGTAAAGCAGATGCAACGCGCTTTAAAAGAAGATAAATTAAAAGCCAACTTAAAAGGCCGGGAGGTAAATAAGAGAAGTAATCTGATTGCATCTAATTGA
- a CDS encoding T9SS type A sorting domain-containing protein, protein MGSLLARTWNFSKAQNGNQLQSLIDRASSGDIIQFTDAGTYNLSNKVINVNKAIIFQGVNPFGYNANTRGSSGIRTVLSNVTSFAIRSSRVRFFNLKINAVNNNVVLIDGRSQRYNSNFRNPGYVADDQYSGIGLTNVELSGGFYSCFAGNGMQVEFKNVSFVNFGRIGYINDRRTRVNNMKKASFFRCLFRPASPNGQFSFDSRGISLDAGNTSYPIVWNAEGTTIRECRFENTGVAISRVKNVNITGNFFYDNNAFVDMIHVEEFSSNVNIISNRFDCAANTTRSDFERSRIITLDSELQCVTDITVKNNTVTGQYNFFINGYAPTNIRITGNNLLQSTPFNPNVINFKYYENRYKTGEGIAANQEFISRNMVITGNKGLRNGGRGCQINVPMSGGNNNVDRLQFAPGKTTLTRMNNPAPLRGNGVYEIVNVGNTSRKLAGNGNNFTLMTKAANVRDNSVKWQITWVPPYYYTIKNVGNNRFLETHKGYTEKEILDNLPQNVYPFLAFQGSTNPKWILRNGGSNGVYKILPAGNEKQSVLAMAGTTPKLIFHKKFNPSGSRSIREPNNFGRWRINPSFARKSADTAIEETLTEGLRIVPNIVDDIASVYFEDDGNPKIKMTLYNAAGQPVMQEEIHSRISNAIDVSQLASGVYIARTSNNLVKRIIVR, encoded by the coding sequence ATGGGCAGTTTATTAGCAAGAACCTGGAATTTTAGTAAGGCTCAAAATGGAAATCAATTACAAAGTCTAATCGACCGGGCATCTTCCGGAGATATTATTCAATTTACTGATGCCGGTACTTATAATTTAAGTAATAAGGTCATCAACGTAAATAAGGCTATTATCTTTCAAGGAGTAAATCCTTTTGGTTATAATGCTAATACAAGAGGTAGTTCAGGTATTAGGACTGTTCTATCTAATGTAACTTCATTTGCTATTCGATCCAGTAGAGTCAGGTTCTTTAACCTTAAGATTAATGCAGTAAACAACAATGTTGTTCTAATTGACGGCCGTTCTCAAAGATATAATAGCAATTTTAGAAATCCTGGTTATGTTGCAGATGATCAATATTCAGGTATTGGTCTAACTAACGTGGAGTTATCCGGAGGATTTTATAGCTGTTTTGCTGGTAACGGTATGCAAGTAGAATTTAAGAATGTATCTTTTGTGAATTTTGGAAGAATAGGATACATCAACGATCGTAGAACCCGCGTCAACAATATGAAGAAAGCATCTTTTTTCAGATGTTTATTCAGACCTGCTTCACCTAATGGACAGTTTAGTTTTGACAGTAGAGGAATTTCGCTGGATGCTGGTAATACTTCTTATCCAATTGTATGGAATGCAGAGGGTACCACTATTCGCGAATGTCGTTTTGAAAATACAGGAGTAGCTATTTCCAGAGTTAAAAATGTAAATATCACCGGAAACTTTTTTTATGACAACAACGCTTTTGTTGATATGATTCATGTGGAAGAGTTTTCCAGCAACGTTAATATCATTTCCAATCGGTTTGATTGTGCTGCTAATACTACCCGATCGGATTTTGAAAGAAGTAGAATCATCACCCTTGATTCCGAATTACAATGTGTGACGGATATTACGGTAAAAAACAATACGGTAACCGGACAGTATAACTTCTTTATTAATGGATATGCCCCTACCAATATACGTATTACTGGTAATAACCTACTTCAGTCTACTCCTTTTAATCCTAATGTAATCAACTTTAAGTATTACGAAAACAGGTATAAAACCGGAGAGGGAATTGCTGCTAATCAAGAGTTTATTTCCAGAAACATGGTAATTACAGGAAATAAAGGTTTAAGAAACGGAGGGAGAGGATGTCAGATTAATGTACCTATGAGCGGTGGAAACAATAATGTAGATAGGTTACAGTTTGCTCCGGGTAAGACAACTCTAACAAGAATGAATAACCCAGCACCCTTAAGAGGTAACGGAGTTTATGAAATCGTAAATGTAGGTAACACCAGTAGAAAATTAGCAGGAAATGGTAATAACTTTACCTTAATGACAAAGGCTGCAAATGTCAGAGATAATAGTGTAAAATGGCAAATTACCTGGGTACCCCCTTATTACTATACTATTAAAAATGTAGGTAATAACCGATTTTTGGAGACTCATAAAGGATATACTGAAAAAGAAATTTTAGATAATTTACCACAAAATGTATATCCATTTTTAGCCTTTCAAGGTTCCACTAATCCAAAATGGATCTTAAGAAATGGTGGAAGTAACGGTGTATATAAAATTTTACCGGCAGGAAATGAAAAGCAATCCGTTCTGGCAATGGCAGGAACTACTCCTAAACTGATTTTTCATAAGAAATTTAATCCTAGTGGTTCTCGTTCAATTAGAGAACCTAATAACTTCGGGAGATGGAGAATTAATCCCTCCTTCGCAAGAAAAAGTGCTGATACTGCTATTGAAGAAACACTTACTGAAGGTTTACGGATAGTACCTAATATTGTAGATGATATTGCATCCGTATATTTTGAGGATGATGGCAATCCAAAGATAAAAATGACTCTTTACAATGCTGCCGGACAACCCGTAATGCAGGAAGAAATACACTCACGTATTAGTAATGCTATTGATGTATCTCAACTAGCTAGCGGAGTTTACATAGCACGTACTTCTAACAATCTGGTTAAAAGGATCATTGTTAGATAA
- a CDS encoding FAD-dependent oxidoreductase: protein MQTRNIAIVGSGLVGSLLAMYLKKRNHTVSVFDRRPDIREINFSGRSINLAMSARGWKTLDRIGIGEEVRKLGIPMDKRAIHVNGQDEYYQYYGKEGEAIFSISRGVLNKQMINLAEQQGVTFKFNEKVWDVNLPEAKLYTGESEKSEWQEYQYDMIFGCDGAFSRVRHKMQRRSRFDYSQDFLDAGYKELHIPPAADGSHRLNKNSLHIWPRGKFMLIALPNLDGSFTCTLFMPHEGHNSFEQLTSRDKVQRFWEKHFPDTLDFMPTLLEDFNKNPTSALVTMKCYPWTYWDKVALVGDSAHAVVPFYGQGMNAGFEDILVLDDLIEAHSDNNWQAIFEAYQESRKPNADAIAELSYRNFMEMSSKTADLNFLLQKKIEKHMATKYPEQWTPLYSRVTFSTEPYAEALSIGDQQNKIMQKILQTPDIENIWNSEQIEHKILSLLSEPKNTLS, encoded by the coding sequence ATGCAAACACGTAATATTGCCATTGTAGGTAGCGGGCTGGTTGGTTCTCTGCTTGCCATGTACCTAAAAAAAAGAAATCATACGGTTAGCGTTTTTGACCGAAGGCCCGATATTAGAGAAATTAACTTTAGCGGTAGGTCTATTAATTTAGCCATGTCCGCAAGAGGTTGGAAAACCCTGGATCGAATTGGCATTGGGGAAGAAGTCCGGAAGTTGGGAATCCCTATGGATAAACGAGCTATTCACGTCAACGGGCAGGATGAGTATTACCAGTATTACGGAAAAGAAGGAGAAGCCATATTTTCTATCTCCCGGGGGGTGCTTAATAAACAAATGATTAATCTGGCCGAACAACAAGGGGTTACATTTAAATTTAACGAAAAAGTCTGGGATGTTAACCTTCCGGAAGCAAAATTATATACAGGGGAATCCGAAAAGAGCGAGTGGCAAGAGTATCAATACGATATGATTTTTGGTTGTGACGGTGCATTTTCACGGGTTCGCCATAAAATGCAACGCCGTAGCCGGTTTGATTATTCACAGGATTTTCTAGATGCCGGGTATAAGGAATTACATATTCCACCGGCAGCTGACGGAAGCCATCGTTTGAATAAAAACTCCTTACATATCTGGCCCAGAGGTAAATTTATGTTAATCGCATTACCTAACCTGGATGGAAGTTTTACCTGTACTTTGTTTATGCCTCATGAAGGTCATAATTCTTTTGAACAACTAACAAGTAGAGATAAGGTTCAAAGGTTCTGGGAAAAACATTTTCCGGATACGCTGGATTTCATGCCTACTTTATTAGAAGATTTTAATAAAAATCCAACTAGTGCACTGGTTACTATGAAATGCTATCCTTGGACTTACTGGGATAAGGTGGCTTTAGTAGGAGATTCGGCACATGCGGTAGTTCCTTTTTATGGACAGGGGATGAATGCCGGTTTTGAAGATATTCTGGTACTAGATGATTTGATCGAAGCACATAGTGATAATAATTGGCAAGCTATATTTGAAGCATATCAAGAATCCCGTAAGCCTAATGCTGATGCAATTGCAGAGTTATCTTATCGTAATTTTATGGAGATGAGTAGCAAAACCGCAGATCTTAACTTTTTGTTACAAAAAAAGATTGAAAAGCATATGGCTACAAAATATCCGGAACAATGGACACCTTTATATTCCAGGGTTACGTTCTCTACAGAACCTTATGCTGAAGCACTTTCTATAGGCGATCAGCAAAATAAAATTATGCAAAAAATTCTTCAAACCCCGGACATAGAAAATATTTGGAATTCCGAACAAATCGAACATAAGATATTATCCTTGCTATCAGAACCTAAAAATACCTTATCCTAA
- a CDS encoding class I SAM-dependent methyltransferase: MKKYNRYFNVNQKSWDARVPMHLESEFYNVKGFNKGESTLQAFELQALGEVRGEKLLHLQCHFGLDTLSWSRKGAICTGIDLSETAIQTARKLAETNALQADFVCGNVLDTPKLVEDTFDIVFTSYGVINWLPDLTEWGQIIAAKLRHGGIFYMVEFHPICWMFDHESSIMSPVHTYSSSDVIEEVVKGSYADKTANLTGSECTWNHGLGDVVNALIDAGLQLSFLNEHYETPYPIFSDLTQISNGLFIQKPSLYPLLFEIKAIKQ, from the coding sequence ATGAAAAAATACAATCGTTATTTTAATGTTAACCAAAAGTCATGGGATGCTAGAGTTCCAATGCACCTAGAAAGTGAGTTTTATAACGTTAAAGGTTTTAATAAGGGAGAAAGTACTTTACAAGCTTTTGAACTACAAGCATTAGGAGAAGTTAGAGGTGAAAAATTACTGCATTTGCAATGTCATTTTGGGTTAGATACTCTAAGTTGGAGTAGGAAGGGAGCAATATGTACCGGGATTGACCTTTCGGAAACTGCGATACAAACAGCGCGGAAATTAGCTGAAACAAATGCTTTACAAGCAGATTTTGTATGTGGAAACGTATTGGATACTCCAAAGTTAGTCGAAGATACCTTTGATATTGTTTTTACTAGTTACGGAGTAATCAACTGGTTACCGGACCTTACCGAATGGGGACAAATTATTGCAGCCAAACTAAGGCACGGAGGTATTTTTTATATGGTAGAGTTTCATCCGATATGCTGGATGTTTGACCATGAGAGTTCAATAATGTCGCCAGTACATACATATAGCAGTAGCGATGTTATAGAAGAAGTAGTAAAGGGGTCTTATGCGGATAAAACCGCTAACCTTACCGGAAGTGAATGTACCTGGAACCACGGTCTGGGAGACGTAGTCAATGCGCTAATTGATGCCGGCTTACAACTTAGTTTTCTGAATGAACATTATGAAACGCCTTATCCTATCTTTTCTGATTTGACTCAAATTAGTAATGGCCTTTTTATTCAAAAGCCGTCTTTATATCCTTTATTATTTGAAATTAAAGCTATTAAACAGTAG
- a CDS encoding flavin reductase family protein, with product MKHFSQEELLTAPSRYRANLINSCTGYKSCNLIATQNQKGITNVAIFNSVIHIGSNPPMLGFILRPLSVPRHTYANFKENEYFTVNQVPHNQIEKAHQTAAKYKEGASEFKATGLKEEYLNNFKAPYVSSSPIKLGCRYLNECVIKENNTLLIIGGIEELYIDETIITKDGWVDLTQAETAACIGLDGYALPELLARFSYAKPEEPVQKI from the coding sequence ATGAAACATTTTTCCCAAGAAGAATTACTAACAGCCCCATCTCGCTATAGGGCGAACCTTATTAATAGTTGTACCGGATATAAATCCTGTAATCTAATTGCAACGCAAAATCAAAAGGGTATTACCAATGTTGCTATTTTTAATTCTGTTATCCATATAGGCAGTAATCCGCCGATGTTAGGTTTTATTTTACGACCGTTAAGCGTACCCAGACATACCTATGCTAATTTTAAGGAAAATGAGTATTTTACCGTAAATCAAGTGCCTCATAATCAAATTGAAAAGGCACATCAGACCGCAGCAAAGTATAAGGAAGGAGCTTCAGAATTTAAAGCAACCGGGTTAAAAGAAGAATATCTTAATAATTTTAAAGCGCCTTATGTAAGTTCCAGTCCGATCAAACTAGGGTGTCGTTATCTTAATGAATGTGTCATTAAAGAAAATAATACTTTATTAATTATAGGTGGTATCGAAGAACTTTACATAGATGAAACTATAATAACAAAAGATGGTTGGGTAGACCTTACCCAAGCAGAAACGGCTGCTTGTATTGGATTAGACGGGTATGCCCTGCCGGAACTTCTTGCCCGGTTTAGTTATGCAAAGCCAGAAGAACCCGTACAGAAAATTTAG
- a CDS encoding IS701 family transposase: MVSTKKNDSRNSEFLGFIESNLNSFFLNFSTHFKIVKFSYGQHAFDYFQSLFKLEKKTANCQNIADHLSCLDQQSINHFINSGHWSYEGLMDQVAMEASQLFAKGKQPTALLIDEVGFRKKGKMSACVSRQYLGCIGKTDNGQVAVAAGLSQGINYAPIDMRLFMPKEWDCDSLRRDKCNIPKDQKHCSKPEIAWQIIEQAKIKGVAFDYVNFDALYGNATFLLDYLIGARIDFIGDIRSDHLIYFNYDPNEKCRVDKYTANLLEDDFEHITIRESTKGTLKAKFHYAKVQILTRENKWLDLVLLVRKDTDGKTKYSLTNMENDHIKELAQKQGQRIFIEQIFKEGKNLVGMGDYQIRGWHGFHNHMAICMMAMLLIAKLKIETKDQKYTAPTLRKIVCLCIKTKIEKPQVAINIILKQHKRYINQLLRDQNKNYKT, encoded by the coding sequence ATAGTATCCACCAAAAAAAATGATTCCAGGAATTCAGAATTTCTGGGGTTTATTGAATCGAACCTTAACTCCTTCTTTTTAAATTTCAGCACCCATTTTAAGATTGTCAAGTTCTCTTACGGGCAACATGCATTCGATTATTTTCAATCACTTTTTAAATTAGAGAAGAAGACAGCTAACTGTCAGAATATTGCAGACCACTTGTCGTGTTTGGATCAGCAAAGTATCAATCATTTTATCAATAGTGGTCATTGGTCGTATGAGGGCTTAATGGATCAAGTAGCTATGGAGGCCTCACAGCTCTTTGCCAAGGGCAAACAACCAACTGCGCTACTGATAGACGAGGTAGGTTTTCGTAAAAAAGGTAAAATGTCAGCTTGTGTTTCTAGACAATATTTAGGCTGTATTGGTAAGACAGATAATGGACAAGTAGCCGTCGCAGCAGGCCTTTCGCAAGGCATAAATTACGCCCCTATTGATATGCGCCTATTTATGCCAAAGGAATGGGATTGTGATAGTTTGAGAAGAGACAAATGCAATATCCCTAAGGATCAAAAACATTGTAGCAAGCCAGAGATAGCATGGCAGATCATAGAACAGGCAAAGATCAAAGGGGTTGCCTTCGATTACGTGAACTTCGATGCGTTGTATGGCAATGCTACTTTTTTGTTAGACTATTTGATAGGTGCCCGTATTGATTTTATAGGGGATATCCGCAGTGACCATTTGATCTATTTCAATTACGATCCAAATGAAAAATGCAGGGTAGACAAATACACCGCCAACTTATTGGAAGATGATTTTGAACACATCACAATTCGAGAATCAACCAAAGGAACTCTCAAAGCAAAGTTCCACTATGCCAAAGTGCAAATTCTTACCCGTGAAAACAAGTGGTTAGATTTGGTACTACTGGTTCGAAAAGATACCGATGGAAAAACTAAATATTCCTTGACAAATATGGAAAACGACCACATCAAAGAGCTAGCGCAAAAGCAAGGACAAAGAATATTTATCGAGCAAATTTTTAAAGAAGGGAAAAACCTAGTGGGAATGGGAGACTATCAAATTAGGGGATGGCATGGTTTTCATAACCACATGGCAATTTGTATGATGGCAATGCTGTTGATTGCTAAACTAAAAATAGAAACTAAAGATCAAAAGTATACAGCACCAACCCTAAGAAAAATCGTGTGCCTATGTATAAAAACAAAAATAGAAAAACCTCAAGTAGCTATAAACATTATTCTAAAACAGCATAAAAGATACATCAACCAACTTCTAAGAGATCAAAATAAAAACTATAAAACATAA
- a CDS encoding ATP-binding protein, translating to MPLSVETLQKIPQFDGVPDQQLQWLIDKSSCTSYVKGEYIFTKGDPIDSLFIILKGHIEIKLEQNGNYKLVTKMTDHHIGGLLPFSRASVAIGFGEVVKKSDVLILEEKYFREMVAHHYELTESFVHKMTSRVREFTKSNVQAEKMMALGKLSAGLAHELNNPASAILRSAKLLKAHLANVPEKFKRLASLRASEEEIDVINTIVFDHIKTRNHKQLKLSERSIKEDELEFWLEEHGVEDAFELTETLLDFQVDKDDLQKMYDSSGPGNFSSAIEWVENVLTTEKIVDEIKEASDRISNLVNSIKTYTHMDQSPEKVATDIHKGLSSTLTMLNHKLKKKNIELKTEFAENLPEPKILVSEINQVWTNLIDNAIDALEPSGVLTIKTSEENNTIKTEIIDNGKGISEENIDRIFDPFFTTKPIGAGTGMGLEVVQRIVQQHQGTIEVVSKPGHTVFTVCLPI from the coding sequence ATGCCGTTATCTGTAGAAACCCTGCAAAAAATTCCGCAATTTGACGGAGTTCCGGATCAGCAATTACAATGGCTGATCGATAAATCCAGTTGTACTTCTTATGTAAAAGGTGAATATATTTTTACCAAAGGTGATCCTATTGATTCGTTATTTATTATCCTAAAGGGACATATTGAGATCAAATTAGAACAAAACGGAAATTACAAATTGGTTACTAAAATGACCGATCATCATATTGGCGGACTCCTCCCCTTTTCTAGGGCTAGCGTTGCTATTGGATTCGGTGAAGTAGTCAAAAAATCTGACGTGTTAATTCTTGAAGAAAAATATTTTAGGGAAATGGTTGCGCATCACTATGAACTAACCGAGAGTTTTGTTCATAAAATGACTTCACGGGTTCGGGAATTTACTAAAAGTAACGTACAAGCAGAAAAGATGATGGCTTTAGGAAAGCTTTCTGCTGGCCTGGCTCATGAATTGAATAATCCGGCTTCTGCCATATTACGAAGTGCCAAGTTATTAAAAGCACATCTGGCCAATGTACCGGAAAAATTTAAACGATTGGCTTCCCTTAGAGCAAGTGAAGAAGAAATTGATGTGATTAATACCATCGTTTTTGATCATATTAAAACCCGCAACCATAAACAATTAAAGTTATCCGAGCGCAGCATTAAAGAAGATGAGTTGGAATTCTGGTTAGAAGAACACGGGGTAGAAGATGCTTTTGAGCTTACGGAAACCCTACTTGATTTTCAGGTAGACAAAGATGATTTGCAAAAAATGTACGATTCTTCCGGACCTGGTAATTTTTCAAGTGCGATCGAGTGGGTTGAAAATGTGTTAACCACTGAAAAGATTGTGGATGAAATTAAAGAAGCTTCAGATAGAATTTCAAATCTGGTTAACTCCATAAAAACTTATACGCATATGGATCAATCACCTGAAAAGGTGGCTACAGACATCCACAAAGGTTTAAGTAGTACGCTTACCATGCTTAACCATAAGTTAAAGAAAAAGAATATTGAATTAAAAACGGAATTTGCAGAGAATCTTCCTGAACCTAAAATACTGGTCAGTGAAATTAATCAGGTATGGACAAACTTGATAGACAACGCCATTGATGCGCTCGAACCTTCCGGAGTATTAACAATTAAGACTAGTGAAGAAAATAATACTATAAAAACTGAAATTATAGACAACGGTAAAGGAATTTCAGAAGAAAATATAGACCGCATCTTTGATCCTTTTTTTACTACCAAACCTATTGGAGCCGGAACCGGAATGGGCCTGGAAGTAGTACAACGTATTGTACAGCAACATCAGGGCACCATTGAGGTAGTCAGCAAACCAGGACATACCGTATTTACCGTTTGTTTACCGATATAA
- a CDS encoding FAD-dependent oxidoreductase, with protein sequence MKKPIIFAVDDDPQVIRAVARDLKANYRKDYKILSTDSANDAIEAVEDLKKKNEVVALFLVDQRMPEMLGVEFLSKAREFYPKAKKVLLTAYSDTEAAIKAINEVQLDYYLTKPWDPPEEKLYPTLDDLLDVWQLDYQPEFEGIQVLGYQYSPRSHDIKDFLSANLFPFQWLDAEHSEKAQEIIKLHDLSPGDMPVVSFPGGECIRNPERTVLAKTLGLNVEPSEDMYDVVIIGAGPAGLAAAVYGGSEGLKTLLIEKHAPGGQAGTSSRIENYLGFPNGLSGQELTHRAISQAKRFGIEFLSPREVNSITEKDGYKSLSLDNGECIRTKSVIITTGVNYRKLEAEGIEEYTGAGIYYGSSMTEAQACKNKEVYIVGGGNSAGQSAVYLSNFAKNVYIVIRKEDLTSSMSSYLIDQINVIENIKVLGNTEIRKAIGEDERLTQLELDTSGETKTVAADALFIFIGSRPYTDWVQMDIIKDKRGFIETGRDLVRYQDFKHIWKKDREPFLLETCSPGIFASGDVRAGAMNRVASAVGEGAMAIKFVHEYLAEI encoded by the coding sequence ATGAAAAAACCAATCATATTTGCCGTTGACGATGATCCACAAGTGATCCGGGCGGTAGCAAGAGACCTTAAAGCCAATTATAGAAAAGACTATAAAATTTTAAGTACGGATTCCGCTAACGATGCTATAGAAGCCGTAGAAGACCTAAAGAAAAAAAACGAAGTAGTTGCATTATTTCTGGTGGATCAGCGTATGCCTGAAATGCTAGGAGTTGAATTTTTAAGTAAAGCCAGGGAGTTTTATCCAAAAGCAAAGAAGGTATTGCTCACCGCCTATTCAGATACGGAGGCAGCTATCAAAGCGATTAATGAGGTTCAACTGGATTATTATTTAACTAAACCCTGGGACCCACCGGAAGAAAAACTGTACCCTACCCTAGACGATTTATTAGATGTTTGGCAGTTGGATTACCAACCTGAATTTGAAGGTATTCAGGTATTAGGTTATCAATACTCACCCCGTTCTCATGATATTAAAGATTTTTTGTCGGCTAATCTATTTCCGTTCCAATGGTTGGATGCCGAACATAGCGAAAAAGCTCAGGAGATTATTAAACTCCATGATCTAAGCCCGGGAGACATGCCCGTAGTTTCTTTTCCCGGAGGGGAATGCATCCGGAATCCGGAGCGAACTGTATTGGCTAAAACCCTGGGATTAAACGTAGAACCTAGTGAAGATATGTACGATGTGGTAATTATTGGTGCCGGACCTGCCGGATTAGCCGCTGCGGTTTATGGGGGTTCTGAAGGTTTAAAAACATTATTAATTGAAAAACATGCTCCCGGAGGGCAGGCAGGAACCAGTTCCAGGATTGAAAATTACCTAGGATTTCCTAATGGATTAAGCGGACAAGAACTAACACACCGGGCTATCAGCCAGGCAAAACGCTTTGGGATTGAATTTTTGTCTCCCCGCGAAGTGAATTCGATTACTGAAAAGGATGGTTACAAAAGTTTAAGCCTGGATAACGGGGAATGCATCCGAACCAAAAGTGTTATTATTACTACAGGAGTAAATTACAGAAAATTAGAGGCCGAAGGTATTGAAGAGTATACAGGTGCCGGGATTTACTACGGCTCTTCTATGACCGAAGCACAGGCCTGTAAAAATAAAGAAGTATATATTGTAGGTGGTGGAAATTCTGCCGGACAATCTGCCGTATACCTAAGTAACTTTGCAAAAAATGTATATATTGTGATTCGAAAAGAGGACCTGACCAGTAGTATGTCAAGTTATCTGATTGACCAGATCAATGTTATTGAAAACATCAAAGTTTTAGGGAATACGGAAATCAGGAAGGCAATAGGAGAAGATGAGCGATTAACCCAATTAGAACTTGACACCTCTGGTGAAACTAAAACAGTAGCAGCCGATGCGCTCTTTATTTTTATCGGATCCCGGCCTTATACGGACTGGGTTCAGATGGATATTATAAAAGACAAACGAGGTTTTATTGAAACCGGACGGGATCTTGTTCGCTATCAAGACTTTAAACATATCTGGAAAAAAGATAGAGAACCTTTTTTACTAGAGACTTGTAGCCCTGGAATTTTTGCTTCCGGAGATGTACGTGCCGGGGCGATGAACCGCGTAGCATCTGCCGTAGGTGAAGGCGCCATGGCGATAAAATTTGTTCATGAATATCTTGCAGAAATTTAA